Proteins from one Acidobacteriota bacterium genomic window:
- a CDS encoding Rne/Rng family ribonuclease, giving the protein MTGSVLYISVNPFESRIAMLENSRLVSYRAERHRTSSVVGNLYKGRVNRVLPGMQAAFVDVGLARNAFLYVREAGGILDDFTDIFLAEDGEALQPDSSASDISDLLRQGQEILVQVVKDPIGTKGARLTTHVSLPGRFLVYLPNVSHHGVSRRITDDEERVRLREVVENFGGQGGWIVRTAGEDQGQAELEADRDYLLHMWSRVQIIADTARAPSLIHRELSAVLRAIRDLFTHAISEVYVDDEESFQEILDFLEQSDPSLVPRVKLYRQTTDLMSSFGIDRELEKVLRPKVWLKSGGYLVINQTEALVTIDVNTGKYVGTQTLEDTVFALNLEAAVEIGRQLRLRDLGGIIVIDFIDMEDPEHRALVYDTLAEELSSDPARTQLLPMSDIGLVQLTRKRTRPSLERTLSRECPYCHGSGRIKALPTVCLEVRRELLAVAAGAVGQQVSLVVHPAVSQYLQGPFRELMRELEETHGLQIILRENPLFHEEQFEISE; this is encoded by the coding sequence ATGACCGGTTCGGTTCTCTATATTTCGGTCAACCCATTCGAGTCGCGGATTGCGATGCTCGAGAACTCTCGACTCGTTTCCTACAGGGCGGAAAGACATCGTACATCGTCAGTCGTGGGGAATCTCTACAAGGGTCGGGTCAATCGGGTTCTTCCGGGAATGCAGGCCGCTTTTGTCGATGTCGGCCTTGCGCGCAACGCCTTTCTTTACGTTCGGGAGGCGGGTGGAATCCTCGATGACTTCACCGACATCTTCCTCGCAGAAGATGGAGAGGCACTGCAACCAGATTCGTCCGCCTCGGACATATCCGATCTTCTTCGTCAGGGGCAAGAAATTCTGGTGCAGGTGGTGAAAGACCCGATCGGCACCAAGGGCGCCCGCCTCACGACTCATGTCAGCCTCCCCGGTCGATTCCTCGTCTACCTGCCCAATGTCAGTCACCACGGCGTTTCCCGGCGCATCACCGACGACGAAGAGCGCGTCCGGCTGCGAGAGGTCGTCGAAAATTTCGGCGGCCAGGGGGGATGGATTGTTCGAACTGCCGGTGAAGACCAGGGGCAGGCCGAGCTCGAGGCCGATCGCGATTACTTGCTGCACATGTGGAGCCGCGTCCAAATCATCGCTGACACAGCCCGGGCACCGAGTCTAATTCATCGAGAGCTCAGCGCCGTGTTGCGCGCGATTCGGGACCTCTTCACGCATGCGATTTCCGAGGTCTATGTCGACGACGAGGAAAGCTTCCAGGAGATTCTCGACTTTCTGGAGCAATCGGATCCAAGTCTCGTGCCGCGGGTCAAGCTTTATCGTCAGACGACTGACCTGATGAGCTCGTTCGGCATCGATCGCGAGCTGGAAAAGGTCCTCCGCCCCAAGGTGTGGCTGAAGTCGGGCGGCTACCTGGTGATCAACCAGACCGAAGCTCTGGTAACCATTGACGTCAACACCGGAAAGTACGTCGGCACCCAGACGCTCGAAGACACTGTGTTTGCGCTGAACCTCGAAGCTGCAGTCGAAATTGGCCGCCAGCTGCGGCTACGTGATCTCGGCGGCATCATCGTCATCGACTTCATCGACATGGAGGATCCCGAGCACCGAGCACTGGTCTACGACACGCTCGCAGAAGAACTCTCGAGCGATCCTGCCCGCACTCAGCTGCTGCCCATGAGCGACATCGGGTTGGTCCAGCTGACCCGAAAACGCACCCGCCCGAGCCTTGAGCGCACGCTGAGTCGTGAATGTCCGTACTGTCACGGGTCTGGGCGGATCAAGGCCCTGCCGACCGTATGCCTGGAGGTCCGCCGCGAGCTTCTCGCGGTCGCGGCAGGAGCAGTCGGCCAGCAGGTCTCGCTGGTGGTCCACCCCGCTGTTTCCCAGTACCTTCAAGGGCCGTTTCGAGAGCTGATGCGCGAACTCGAAGAGACGCACGGCCTGCAGATCATCCTGCGCGAGAATCCCCTCTTCCACGAGGAACAGTTCGAA